The Acetomicrobium flavidum genome window below encodes:
- the rpoD gene encoding RNA polymerase sigma factor RpoD, producing the protein MSSEKKKKSKNSKKSTDIKTNAEKVLRNEQEEKIIDQDIHDLEETEPQEMAELIENIRDLLQEGRQKGFITYDDLEKYLPQEALSEAEIMDNVYSNLLELGIDVRDEDKIQELQQGELLPQASLEDLAELESVSIADPVRMYLREIGKIPLLTPEEEIELAKRVEEGDEEAKKKLIEANLRLVVSIAKKYIGRGLSFLDLIQEGNLGLIRAVEKFDYRKGFKFSTYATWWIRQAITRAIADQARTIRIPVHMVETINKLIRVSRQLVQQLGREPTTEEIAQALGLPPEKVEDIQRIAQEPVSLETPIGEEEDSQLGDFLEDKESPNPEEATAGQLLREQLEEMLDELTEREREVLRLRFGLEDGHAHTLEEVGKRFNVTRERIRQIEAKALRKLRHPSRSKRLRDYLE; encoded by the coding sequence ATGAGTTCAGAAAAGAAAAAAAAGAGCAAAAATAGTAAGAAAAGTACCGATATAAAGACAAATGCCGAAAAGGTATTGCGAAATGAGCAAGAAGAAAAGATCATAGACCAAGATATCCATGATCTTGAAGAGACGGAGCCTCAAGAGATGGCGGAGTTGATAGAGAACATTCGCGACCTGCTGCAGGAAGGGAGACAAAAGGGCTTCATAACCTACGATGACCTTGAAAAATATTTGCCCCAAGAGGCTTTAAGTGAGGCTGAGATAATGGATAACGTGTATTCTAACCTCTTGGAACTTGGTATCGATGTGCGCGATGAGGATAAGATTCAGGAACTCCAACAGGGGGAACTGTTGCCTCAGGCGAGCCTTGAGGACCTGGCCGAATTGGAAAGCGTTTCCATTGCCGATCCCGTCAGGATGTATTTGAGGGAGATAGGAAAGATCCCCCTGCTTACCCCTGAGGAGGAGATAGAGCTTGCCAAAAGGGTCGAAGAGGGGGACGAGGAGGCAAAGAAGAAGCTGATCGAGGCAAATTTGCGCTTAGTCGTGAGCATTGCCAAGAAGTATATCGGAAGGGGGCTTTCCTTTTTGGATTTGATCCAAGAGGGCAATTTGGGCCTTATACGCGCCGTCGAGAAGTTCGATTATCGTAAAGGCTTTAAATTCAGCACCTATGCTACCTGGTGGATAAGGCAGGCGATAACCAGGGCAATAGCTGATCAGGCGCGCACCATAAGGATCCCGGTGCACATGGTCGAGACGATAAACAAGCTTATCAGGGTTTCAAGGCAGTTGGTCCAACAATTGGGAAGGGAGCCTACTACTGAGGAAATTGCCCAAGCTCTGGGCTTGCCGCCGGAAAAGGTAGAAGATATACAGAGGATTGCGCAAGAACCGGTTTCCCTTGAGACGCCGATCGGAGAGGAGGAGGACAGTCAGCTTGGAGATTTTCTGGAGGATAAGGAATCGCCGAATCCGGAAGAGGCAACGGCCGGTCAGTTGTTGCGCGAACAGCTGGAGGAGATGCTCGACGAGCTGACCGAAAGGGAAAGGGAAGTCCTGCGCTTACGGTTTGGCCTTGAGGACGGACATGCCCATACGCTTGAAGAGGTAGGCAAGCGCTTTAACGTTACCAGGGAAAGGATAAGACAGATCGAGGCCAAGGCGTTGCGTAAGTTGCGCCATCCGAGCAGGAGCAAACGATTGCGAGATTACCTCGAGTGA
- the yajC gene encoding preprotein translocase subunit YajC produces the protein MSGQAGLLGMMWPLLLFIVIFYFLLIRPQKKRQKQHQDMLNSIKRGDMVVTAGGIYGTVKDIKDDSFILEISDGVKIRILKSAISYTVKKSGSEVTEAAAGER, from the coding sequence TTGAGCGGACAAGCTGGATTATTGGGTATGATGTGGCCATTACTGCTTTTTATAGTGATATTTTATTTTTTGTTGATAAGACCCCAGAAAAAGCGTCAAAAGCAACATCAGGATATGTTGAATTCCATAAAGCGTGGAGATATGGTCGTAACAGCTGGGGGAATATATGGTACTGTCAAGGATATTAAGGATGACAGCTTCATCTTAGAGATCAGCGATGGGGTTAAAATTAGAATACTTAAGAGTGCCATCTCGTATACGGTTAAAAAGAGCGGTTCCGAGGTTACTGAGGCTGCTGCAGGAGAGAGATGA
- the secD gene encoding protein translocase subunit SecD, producing the protein MPKHERWKVILILVILFASLWAIYPPSQKIKLGLDLKGGVHILLQAKGTPDNPITSDSIERLIAVLRNRIDQYGVAEPVIQREGNDRVVVQLPGLDDPDAAIELIGKTAMLEFRPVLAATPAVPRKPERQNYSSQAEYDAAVERWEEYRRQASLAEQELQKRLKEDPSLIVARSEEGQAYLLGPASVTGQHLVDARVAFDNLGRPVVTLKFNSQGARLFDEVTTNNIGRQVAIVLDGVVISAPVVQERISAGEAQISGRFTTDEAQRLAIMLRAGALPVTVEVLEVRAIGPTLGSDSIRSGIKAGLIGAAMVFLFMVIYYSSMGLVADVALAMTIILLLAGLASFKATLTMPGIAGIVLTIGMAVDGNILIYERIKEELRSGKTAIAAIDAGFAKAFVTIVDSNLTTLFAAVFLFYYGTGPVRGFAVTLSIGIVASVFCAVFVTKVLLRIFMLRRKRPVLSNAKERS; encoded by the coding sequence TTGCCTAAACATGAGCGCTGGAAAGTCATATTGATTTTAGTGATACTTTTTGCTTCTCTATGGGCTATCTATCCCCCAAGTCAAAAGATAAAACTTGGGTTGGATCTCAAAGGCGGGGTGCACATACTATTGCAGGCTAAAGGTACGCCGGACAATCCCATCACCAGCGATAGCATTGAGCGTCTCATAGCGGTGTTACGAAATAGGATAGATCAATACGGAGTGGCCGAACCTGTCATACAGCGGGAAGGCAACGATAGAGTGGTCGTGCAACTGCCCGGCTTGGATGATCCGGATGCAGCCATAGAACTTATCGGAAAGACGGCCATGTTGGAATTTCGTCCCGTCTTGGCGGCCACTCCGGCCGTCCCAAGAAAGCCCGAAAGGCAAAACTACAGCAGTCAGGCAGAGTACGACGCAGCTGTCGAAAGGTGGGAAGAATACCGACGTCAGGCATCATTGGCTGAGCAGGAGCTGCAAAAGCGTCTCAAGGAAGACCCGTCTTTGATAGTGGCTAGAAGCGAGGAAGGGCAAGCCTACTTGCTCGGGCCCGCATCGGTGACTGGACAGCATTTGGTCGATGCCAGGGTTGCCTTTGATAACTTGGGAAGGCCTGTTGTAACGCTTAAGTTCAACAGTCAGGGCGCTCGTCTCTTCGATGAGGTTACGACAAACAATATTGGTCGACAGGTTGCCATAGTGCTGGATGGAGTGGTGATCTCCGCCCCGGTCGTACAAGAACGCATAAGCGCTGGAGAAGCCCAGATCAGCGGACGTTTTACCACCGATGAAGCTCAAAGGCTTGCCATAATGTTAAGAGCCGGAGCTCTTCCCGTTACCGTAGAGGTTCTGGAGGTTCGCGCGATAGGGCCCACGTTGGGCAGCGACTCGATCAGATCTGGAATAAAGGCGGGTTTGATTGGGGCTGCAATGGTGTTTTTGTTTATGGTCATCTACTATTCAAGCATGGGATTGGTGGCAGATGTGGCCCTGGCTATGACCATCATCTTATTGCTAGCCGGCCTTGCGAGCTTTAAGGCAACGCTAACGATGCCGGGGATTGCCGGCATTGTCCTTACTATAGGCATGGCCGTAGACGGAAACATATTGATATATGAGCGCATAAAGGAAGAACTTCGGAGTGGAAAGACCGCTATAGCGGCAATCGACGCCGGCTTTGCGAAGGCTTTTGTCACGATTGTCGACTCTAATCTGACTACTTTGTTCGCAGCCGTATTTCTGTTCTACTATGGTACCGGCCCCGTGAGGGGATTTGCCGTTACCCTTAGCATAGGTATAGTGGCGAGCGTCTTTTGTGCCGTCTTTGTGACCAAAGTGTTGTTGCGCATCTTTATGCTGAGGCGAAAAAGGCCTGTGCTTTCCAACGCTAAGGAGAGATCGTGA
- a CDS encoding radical SAM protein, whose translation MVMSLTDRLKGMISVALLNQVVKLVEEGDDKKLALLFDTISRLAPAKYQRETFKELADMARVNHPFVGVFRRVFQELHPNCRKKLIVNLIVNFMVLSRGIRDRKSKELGVRIPNFMVISPTMRCNLRCKGCYAGSYDTSSDLTAEEIDDIITQAKELGMYFFTISGGEPFTRKDLFEIWAKHDDCYFQVYTNGTLITDEVADKLVELGNVAPMISIEGTPEETDYRRGPGMYNKIIETYRRLRRKGVLYGFSATYTRSSAPYISSDEFIERMLEEGCKVGWFFQYIPTGLNPDLSYMATPEQRAYLKKKVDEWRSKYPIFLGDFWNDGPYVDGCIAAGFRYLHIISNGDVEPCVFCHFAVDNIREKTLVEILKSPFFEAIRSRQPYEDDNLLRPCLIIDHPAVLREMVTKYGAHPTHPGADKLLNELAAGLDEYARRMKEIYDPIWEESERKKYLKNLEKEENPQIRGRQEESLASCNQRAGKGEK comes from the coding sequence ATGGTGATGAGTTTAACGGACCGACTGAAGGGGATGATTTCCGTAGCCCTGCTTAACCAAGTCGTCAAGCTGGTCGAAGAGGGCGACGATAAAAAGCTTGCATTGCTCTTCGATACCATATCTCGCTTAGCGCCGGCTAAATATCAGCGCGAGACCTTCAAAGAACTTGCGGATATGGCCAGGGTAAATCATCCCTTTGTGGGGGTCTTTAGAAGGGTTTTTCAGGAGCTTCATCCCAACTGTCGCAAGAAATTGATAGTAAACCTAATCGTCAATTTCATGGTGCTTTCCCGTGGCATTAGAGACAGAAAGTCCAAGGAGCTTGGCGTACGCATCCCTAATTTTATGGTAATAAGCCCTACCATGAGATGCAACTTGAGGTGTAAGGGGTGTTATGCCGGGTCATACGATACTTCAAGCGACCTTACCGCTGAAGAGATAGACGACATCATCACTCAGGCCAAGGAGTTGGGTATGTACTTTTTTACCATATCCGGAGGCGAGCCCTTCACCAGAAAGGATTTATTTGAGATTTGGGCCAAACATGATGATTGTTACTTCCAGGTTTATACCAACGGTACTCTCATCACCGATGAGGTGGCAGATAAATTGGTCGAACTGGGCAACGTGGCGCCCATGATTTCCATAGAGGGGACACCGGAGGAAACGGACTACAGGCGGGGCCCGGGGATGTACAATAAAATAATAGAGACCTATCGGAGGTTGAGGCGAAAGGGCGTGTTATACGGTTTTAGTGCTACGTACACGCGCTCTAGCGCTCCCTACATATCGAGCGATGAGTTCATAGAGCGCATGCTGGAGGAAGGGTGTAAGGTGGGGTGGTTCTTCCAGTACATACCTACAGGCCTGAATCCCGACCTTTCCTATATGGCAACGCCTGAGCAGAGGGCTTACCTAAAAAAGAAAGTGGATGAATGGAGATCGAAGTACCCCATATTTTTGGGAGATTTTTGGAACGATGGTCCTTATGTCGATGGGTGCATAGCCGCAGGATTCAGATATTTGCACATCATTTCCAACGGAGATGTGGAGCCGTGCGTATTTTGTCATTTTGCCGTAGACAACATCAGGGAAAAGACGCTTGTCGAAATATTAAAAAGCCCCTTCTTCGAGGCAATACGATCACGGCAACCTTACGAGGACGATAATTTGCTTCGCCCTTGCCTGATAATCGATCACCCGGCGGTCCTAAGGGAAATGGTTACCAAGTACGGAGCACACCCAACCCATCCTGGTGCGGATAAGCTCTTGAACGAGCTTGCGGCAGGCCTGGACGAGTACGCTAGAAGGATGAAGGAGATATATGATCCGATTTGGGAGGAAAGCGAGCGCAAAAAATATCTAAAGAACCTTGAGAAGGAAGAAAATCCTCAGATACGCGGGAGGCAGGAGGAAAGCCTCGCATCTTGCAACCAAAGGGCTGGGAAGGGCGAAAAGTAG
- a CDS encoding redox-sensing transcriptional repressor Rex — protein MRIAEPTVERLVQYIRFLERCRESGKRVVSSQEIGDALGIKASQVRKDLSYFGEIGKRGVGYNVEKLYQHLNSIFAPPKTWKIAMIGVGNLGEALLGYKAFESEKFRIVALFDIDPNKIGRKIHGIHCYDVEEMSKVLNEEGVEVLIITTPASAAQDVVDRATSSAPIKGILNFAPTALVVPEHVILYNVDIFIELEKLLFYIKLKERGGNI, from the coding sequence ATGAGGATAGCTGAACCTACAGTCGAAAGACTGGTCCAGTACATTCGCTTTCTGGAGCGGTGTCGCGAATCGGGCAAAAGAGTCGTATCTTCGCAGGAGATTGGAGATGCGCTGGGGATAAAGGCGAGCCAGGTTAGAAAGGATCTTTCTTACTTCGGCGAGATCGGCAAAAGGGGAGTTGGCTATAACGTAGAAAAGCTTTATCAACACCTTAACTCCATATTTGCCCCCCCAAAGACATGGAAAATAGCCATGATTGGCGTGGGCAATTTAGGAGAAGCCTTGCTGGGCTATAAGGCATTTGAGAGCGAGAAATTTCGCATCGTTGCCCTGTTTGACATCGATCCTAATAAGATTGGGCGAAAAATACACGGCATTCACTGTTATGATGTGGAGGAAATGTCTAAGGTCTTGAACGAGGAAGGCGTAGAGGTCCTCATAATAACGACCCCGGCATCTGCAGCTCAAGATGTGGTGGATAGAGCTACATCAAGTGCACCGATTAAGGGGATATTAAATTTTGCCCCCACTGCCTTGGTCGTCCCGGAGCATGTTATACTCTACAATGTGGATATATTTATAGAGCTTGAGAAACTGCTTTTTTACATAAAGCTCAAAGAAAGGGGCGGCAATATTTAA
- a CDS encoding LapA family protein, which yields MKSYVVALALGMLLAAFYAVQNSGTVIVKFLMWQWSLHQGIWEVLVFGAGAIMMWIVSFASYLEFKNKHKNDIRELKKRIADLEEEKRSLLEALQHRNTTAVKGEPMGSEFIENEGVEVEK from the coding sequence ATGAAAAGTTATGTTGTGGCGCTGGCGCTTGGCATGTTGTTGGCGGCCTTCTATGCGGTGCAGAACAGCGGTACAGTTATAGTGAAATTCCTGATGTGGCAATGGTCGCTCCATCAGGGCATATGGGAAGTATTGGTGTTTGGAGCTGGAGCGATCATGATGTGGATCGTCTCTTTCGCATCCTATTTGGAGTTCAAGAACAAGCACAAAAATGATATCAGGGAGTTAAAAAAGCGTATTGCTGACTTGGAAGAGGAGAAACGCTCCTTGCTTGAGGCTTTACAGCATAGGAATACCACAGCGGTAAAGGGTGAACCTATGGGCTCAGAGTTCATCGAAAACGAAGGGGTAGAAGTTGAGAAGTGA
- the secF gene encoding protein translocase subunit SecF, translating into MSIKLKTYINFMKYRRLALLGSALLVLLSLVLLITRGLNFGIDFTGGMLLQLEFDSPVSVAEVRGSLDKIGFGGSVIQAYSEKGVLIRLKTDQESDQKKIVTSLRESLGKNVKVLRTEVVGPVAGSQLRRSAILATSLALLAMLAYITFRFQFRFAVGGVVALVHDVIITLGIFSITYHEVSMPFIAGMLTLVGYSINDTIVVFDRVRENFKNLKQWGVVDLFNNSINQVLSRTINTSLTTLFPVITLFLWGGEVISDFSMALLIGIIVGTYSSIYIAGAMVVEWYLRSPHEAGKLQKR; encoded by the coding sequence ATGTCCATTAAACTTAAGACGTATATAAATTTCATGAAGTATCGGAGGTTGGCCTTATTGGGCAGCGCACTGTTGGTTTTGTTGAGTTTGGTGCTGCTGATAACGAGGGGTTTGAATTTTGGCATAGATTTCACAGGAGGCATGTTGTTGCAGCTGGAATTCGACAGTCCCGTATCCGTTGCCGAGGTAAGAGGCTCGCTGGATAAGATAGGCTTTGGGGGCTCCGTGATACAGGCATATAGCGAGAAAGGCGTCTTGATTCGCCTTAAGACCGACCAGGAAAGTGACCAAAAGAAGATAGTCACCTCGCTCCGCGAGTCCCTGGGTAAAAATGTCAAGGTCTTGCGTACTGAGGTGGTTGGACCCGTCGCCGGAAGCCAATTGCGAAGGAGCGCCATCCTGGCCACGTCTTTGGCATTGTTGGCTATGCTTGCGTACATCACCTTTCGTTTCCAATTCAGATTCGCCGTTGGGGGAGTTGTTGCCCTTGTTCACGATGTGATTATCACCCTGGGGATATTTAGCATTACATACCACGAGGTATCCATGCCCTTCATTGCGGGAATGTTGACGCTCGTCGGATATTCCATCAACGATACGATAGTGGTATTCGATAGGGTGAGGGAGAACTTCAAGAATCTTAAACAGTGGGGAGTGGTTGACCTATTCAATAACTCCATAAACCAGGTTTTGTCTCGTACGATCAACACATCTTTGACCACGCTGTTTCCCGTGATAACGCTTTTTTTGTGGGGCGGTGAGGTTATATCCGATTTTTCCATGGCGCTCTTGATTGGGATCATCGTAGGCACTTACAGTTCGATATATATAGCCGGAGCAATGGTCGTAGAATGGTACTTGCGATCGCCCCATGAGGCTGGTAAACTACAAAAGCGCTAA
- the eno gene encoding phosphopyruvate hydratase, whose protein sequence is MSHIVGINAREILDSRGNPTVEAEVWLDDGVMARAAVPSGASTGKHEAIELRDKDKRYGGKGVLRAVENVNEKIAPEIIGLDPIEQKLIDKIMIDLDGTPNKSNLGANAMLAVSLAVARAAALERDLPLWRYIGGLGPFSLPTPLMNVINGGAHADNSLDVQEFMIVPHGADSFEEALRMGVEVYQSLKKLLKNKGKNTSVGDEGGFAPNLSGAEEALDVLVEAITAAGYKPGEEVSLALDVAASELYEDGLYCFKGEGKKYSKEQLVEYYMKLCRSYPFIISIEDGMAEDDFEGWKMLTQALGDEVQLVGDDLFVTNPQRLMQGISQGIGNAILVKLNQIGTLTETLDVVDMALRHSYSAIISHRSGETDDPFISDLAVATGVGQIKAGAPARIDRVAKYNQLLRISEELDDLAIYSGLKTFNRREKKR, encoded by the coding sequence ATGAGTCACATAGTTGGGATCAATGCCCGCGAAATCTTGGATTCCAGGGGCAATCCTACAGTAGAGGCAGAGGTATGGTTGGACGACGGTGTGATGGCAAGGGCCGCTGTGCCATCTGGCGCTTCAACGGGCAAACATGAGGCGATCGAGCTGAGGGACAAAGACAAGCGCTATGGCGGGAAAGGGGTATTAAGGGCAGTAGAAAATGTAAACGAAAAGATTGCTCCTGAAATAATCGGCTTGGACCCGATCGAGCAAAAGCTCATCGACAAGATAATGATCGATCTTGATGGAACGCCAAACAAGAGTAACTTAGGAGCAAATGCAATGCTGGCAGTTTCCCTTGCAGTTGCCAGGGCTGCTGCTTTGGAGCGGGATCTTCCCCTCTGGAGGTATATTGGAGGCTTGGGGCCGTTTTCATTGCCTACCCCGCTCATGAACGTGATCAATGGGGGAGCTCATGCCGACAACAGTTTAGACGTCCAGGAATTCATGATAGTACCTCACGGTGCCGATAGCTTTGAGGAAGCACTCAGGATGGGTGTGGAAGTGTACCAGTCTTTAAAGAAGTTACTGAAAAATAAGGGCAAAAATACCTCCGTCGGAGACGAAGGTGGCTTTGCTCCTAACCTGTCTGGTGCGGAAGAGGCGTTGGATGTCCTTGTGGAGGCAATTACTGCGGCCGGATATAAACCTGGTGAGGAGGTAAGCCTTGCCCTGGACGTGGCCGCTTCGGAACTATACGAGGATGGACTTTACTGCTTCAAAGGCGAAGGCAAAAAATACTCCAAGGAACAACTTGTTGAGTATTACATGAAACTTTGCCGATCCTACCCGTTCATCATTTCCATAGAGGACGGGATGGCCGAGGACGATTTTGAAGGATGGAAGATGCTTACTCAAGCTCTGGGAGACGAAGTCCAACTTGTAGGAGACGATCTCTTCGTTACCAACCCTCAGAGGCTCATGCAGGGGATATCCCAAGGGATTGGGAATGCCATTCTGGTCAAATTGAACCAAATCGGCACATTGACGGAGACCCTTGATGTAGTAGATATGGCATTGAGGCATTCCTACTCAGCTATAATATCGCATAGATCCGGTGAGACGGACGATCCCTTCATTAGCGATTTAGCTGTTGCCACTGGCGTGGGACAGATCAAGGCCGGGGCGCCAGCCAGGATAGATAGGGTTGCCAAATACAATCAGCTTTTGAGGATTTCCGAGGAACTGGATGATCTTGCTATTTACAGCGGCCTTAAGACCTTTAACAGAAGGGAGAAAAAGAGATGA
- a CDS encoding DHH family phosphoesterase — MISLQHHSNLRIWSLDDLHYTLAQALQCHELTALALCMRHGNHLDIEKARAWLRPSLGSLLSQLRLCDSGSDVLSQLQSLPRGSKVALYGDYDVDGVASALLASEFASAMGWHARYYLPHRLKDGYGLNADVIKAIARMGFDLLIVTDCGTKNDVEIKQALDMGLKVVVFDHHYADNVGHGGCIINPHLGGDEEAKSLSATAVLWCWLWQSGLISRDWLADRLEIVVLSVIGDSMPLGVLNRALVKEGLKKLERSKRPGLRYLFDKLSITCPIDENQLAMKLNPCLNSAGRISLAEIALQALEASTYSRVAAQKLVALNYQRKKLSAALYDQATLRLRTGRCRFVLDSVHWPLGLLSSVASRLCYEYNRPIVLAAPQGKDIRASLRVPDGLNAVRILETVSPYLKSWGGHKGAAGFSVDVDRWSGVKDKLEESLTEICTTDMKDQLENAILLEPGSWDINLWNDFRELAPFGEDNEMPYFFVSHRDGDVIKPLRGEGNYRILTPRGELLIFGFNEMSKYKDKIKGWLYRPFMDSFNGKLKISVKVEKVVI, encoded by the coding sequence GTGATTTCTTTACAGCATCATTCGAATTTGCGCATTTGGAGTTTGGACGATCTCCACTACACGTTGGCACAGGCGTTGCAATGCCATGAGTTGACGGCACTGGCGTTATGTATGAGGCATGGAAACCACCTTGACATAGAAAAGGCTCGGGCATGGTTGCGCCCGAGCCTTGGTTCATTGTTATCCCAATTACGGTTGTGCGACAGCGGCTCCGATGTCTTATCTCAATTACAATCCCTCCCAAGGGGGAGCAAGGTGGCATTGTATGGCGATTATGACGTGGACGGAGTTGCTTCGGCCTTGCTTGCCAGCGAATTTGCCAGCGCAATGGGCTGGCATGCTCGATATTATTTGCCCCATAGGTTAAAGGACGGATACGGCTTAAATGCTGATGTGATTAAAGCTATAGCACGCATGGGGTTCGATCTCCTCATCGTCACCGATTGCGGCACCAAAAATGATGTAGAGATAAAGCAAGCCTTAGACATGGGCTTGAAGGTTGTCGTCTTCGATCATCATTATGCCGACAATGTCGGACACGGCGGGTGTATAATAAACCCCCATCTCGGCGGAGATGAGGAGGCTAAATCGCTATCGGCCACGGCTGTCCTTTGGTGCTGGTTATGGCAAAGCGGGCTCATATCCAGGGATTGGCTTGCCGACAGGTTGGAGATCGTTGTCTTATCGGTGATTGGAGACTCTATGCCTCTGGGGGTATTGAATAGGGCATTGGTCAAGGAGGGGCTTAAGAAGCTGGAGAGGTCTAAGAGGCCTGGTTTGCGATATCTTTTCGACAAGTTGTCGATAACATGCCCCATAGACGAGAACCAACTTGCGATGAAGCTAAATCCTTGCCTTAACTCAGCGGGAAGGATTTCGCTTGCGGAGATTGCGTTGCAGGCCCTGGAAGCTTCTACTTATAGTAGGGTTGCTGCCCAGAAGCTCGTTGCCCTGAATTACCAGAGAAAGAAACTGAGTGCCGCCCTCTATGACCAGGCTACTTTACGTTTGCGAACTGGACGTTGCAGATTCGTCTTGGATTCCGTTCATTGGCCTCTTGGCCTTTTGAGCAGTGTGGCAAGCCGTTTATGCTATGAGTATAATAGACCGATAGTTTTGGCTGCCCCCCAGGGCAAGGACATAAGGGCTTCTTTAAGGGTCCCTGACGGCCTTAATGCCGTTAGGATCCTGGAAACTGTCTCGCCCTACCTCAAAAGCTGGGGCGGCCATAAAGGTGCGGCCGGCTTTAGCGTAGATGTGGATAGATGGTCGGGGGTTAAGGACAAGCTGGAGGAAAGCTTGACGGAGATATGTACGACGGATATGAAAGATCAACTCGAAAACGCCATATTGTTGGAACCGGGAAGTTGGGATATAAATCTATGGAATGATTTTCGAGAGTTGGCGCCTTTTGGCGAGGACAACGAGATGCCCTATTTCTTTGTAAGCCATAGGGATGGAGACGTCATAAAGCCCCTGAGGGGTGAGGGCAATTACCGAATTCTGACGCCCAGGGGAGAATTATTAATCTTTGGATTTAATGAAATGTCTAAATATAAAGATAAAATTAAGGGTTGGCTATATCGACCCTTCATGGATTCCTTTAACGGCAAATTGAAAATTTCCGTAAAGGTTGAAAAGGTGGTTATCTAG
- a CDS encoding RNA-binding S4 domain-containing protein → MRIDKFLKISRMVKRRTVAQEMIMAGLVKLNGRAAKPSSSVREGDVIEVAFPRRILKVQVLCDDDLLLKRGKEAYRVLGDHLVDKEDNSM, encoded by the coding sequence ATGAGGATCGATAAGTTCTTAAAGATCTCGCGGATGGTAAAAAGACGAACTGTAGCTCAGGAAATGATCATGGCCGGATTGGTCAAGCTAAACGGAAGAGCGGCAAAGCCCTCGTCTTCCGTGAGGGAAGGCGATGTTATCGAGGTTGCCTTTCCCAGAAGGATCTTGAAGGTCCAAGTCCTATGCGATGACGATCTCTTATTAAAAAGGGGTAAGGAAGCCTATAGGGTCCTGGGGGATCATTTGGTGGACAAGGAAGATAATTCGATGTAG
- a CDS encoding baeRF10 domain-containing protein, with protein MFESVAKTLLRECETKTRLMSFYIDCDRSKRSAKEILIDLKNLQKKAIEEGANFYADTRYSERISSIFNDLGEKLVHGGLGEAKGIACFADLEGDYYRFIELPVSVENLVKFSDHPFLAPLIEALYPHRLTLVAVVEARRATFYRVFASAIDKLLTLEEDVPPKVKSAGWYGLEETRIKRHVEDHVKRHLKNVAATLRALYDDDDYSLVLIGGNANYALVVADLVGEILADTPVEVCSKLGITDQVRIILEAVTDHAIKSFVESSSKLVQSIITEYEKGGMAIAGLRGVIRASNLYAIHQLVIDEYRMIGGKRCGSCGALGVDEDACPLCHGAMEVVDDLIDLLVCGTLRNDGDVIVIGGQSPLREYDGIGASLRFAI; from the coding sequence GTGTTTGAAAGCGTTGCGAAGACTTTACTTAGAGAGTGCGAAACCAAGACCAGGCTAATGTCTTTTTATATCGACTGCGACAGGAGCAAGAGATCGGCAAAGGAAATCCTGATCGATCTCAAGAACCTTCAAAAGAAGGCCATTGAAGAAGGAGCTAATTTTTATGCTGATACGCGATATAGCGAGCGAATTTCATCGATCTTCAACGACCTAGGCGAAAAGCTAGTCCACGGGGGTTTGGGTGAAGCCAAGGGGATCGCATGTTTCGCCGATCTTGAAGGCGATTACTATCGTTTTATAGAACTTCCCGTTTCAGTGGAGAATCTGGTTAAGTTTTCGGACCATCCCTTTTTGGCGCCCCTGATAGAGGCCTTATATCCCCACAGGCTTACCCTGGTTGCCGTGGTCGAGGCGAGGCGGGCAACCTTCTATCGTGTATTTGCAAGTGCCATCGATAAGCTTCTGACCCTTGAAGAGGACGTCCCTCCCAAGGTCAAATCTGCCGGATGGTATGGTTTAGAGGAGACGCGCATTAAAAGGCATGTGGAGGATCACGTAAAAAGGCACCTGAAGAACGTCGCCGCCACTTTGAGGGCACTTTACGATGACGACGACTACTCATTGGTATTGATAGGGGGAAATGCGAATTACGCTTTAGTCGTAGCCGATCTTGTCGGCGAAATTCTGGCCGATACCCCCGTCGAGGTTTGCTCAAAGTTAGGTATAACCGACCAAGTTCGAATAATTCTTGAGGCCGTGACCGATCACGCCATCAAGTCCTTTGTTGAAAGCAGCTCTAAACTTGTACAAAGCATAATAACGGAATATGAAAAGGGCGGCATGGCAATTGCCGGGCTTAGGGGTGTCATTCGGGCATCGAACTTGTACGCCATCCACCAGCTTGTAATAGATGAATATCGAATGATCGGCGGAAAGCGATGCGGGTCTTGCGGGGCACTGGGAGTAGATGAGGATGCATGTCCTTTGTGTCATGGTGCCATGGAAGTAGTCGATGACCTGATCGACCTTTTGGTCTGTGGGACATTGCGCAACGATGGGGATGTGATCGTCATAGGTGGACAATCTCCATTGAGGGAATATGATGGAATAGGAGCCTCCCTACGTTTTGCCATATAA